The DNA region TCTCCCTCGGATTCAACTCCCTCTCAGGCCCCATCCCAACCGATATCAACAACTGCACGAATCTCACCTACTTGGATCTCGGCAACAACCTCTTCTCGGGACTTTTCCCCGAGTTCTCCTCTCTAAGTCAGTTACAGTATCTGTACCTAAACAACAGCGCGttctccggcgttttcccgtgggAATCTCTACAAAACGCGACGAGTCTCGTCGTTTTGAGCCTCGGAGACAATCCGTTCGATACGACGCCGTTTCCAGATAAAGTCGTTACTCTGAAGAATCTCTCCTCCCTCTACTTGTCGAACTGCAGCATCACCGGTAACATCCCTAAATCGATCGGAGACTTGACGGAGCTTCGGAACCTGGAGATCTCCGATAGCGGTCTCACCGGAGAGTTTCCGCCGGAGATCGTGAAGCTCACCAAACTCCGGCAGCTCGAGGTTTACAACAACAGCTTGACCGGGAAGTTTCCTCCCGGATTCGGATCCTTGACGGACCTGACTCTCTTGGACGCTTCCACGAACTACCTAGAAGGAGATTTATCGGAGCTCGGATCTCTGATCAACCTCGTCTCTCTGCAGCTATTCGAAAACAAATTCTCCGGCGAGATTCCGCCGGAGTTCGGCGAGTTCAGGAATCTCGTGAATCTTTCTCTCTACACGAACAACCTAACCGGTTCTCTGCCTCAGAAGCTCGGTTCGCTCTCTGATTTCGATTGCATCGATGCGTCCGAGAATCACTTAACCGGACCGATCCCTCCGTATATGTGCAAGAGAGGGAAGATGAGAGCTCTTCTCCTCCTGCAAAACAATCTCACAGGGTCCATACCGGAATCATACGGCAACTGTATAACTCTTGAACGTTTCAGAGTTAATGATAACTTACTCAACGGAACTGTTCCCGCCGGGCTTTGGGGCTTACCGAAAGTTGAGATCATCGACTTAGCTAACAACAACTTCGAAGGACCGATCACAGCCGATATAAAGAATGCGAAAACGCTAGGAGCGTTGTATCTAGGGTTCAACAGGTTCTCTGATGAGCTGCCTGAGGAGATCGGTGAGACTGAGGCTCTGACTAAACTCGAGGTTAATGATAATCGGTTCTCCGGGAAAATTCCGAGCTCTATTGGGAAGCTTAAGGGGCTTAGCAGTTTAAAGATGCAGAGCAATGGCTTCTCCGGTGACATACCAGACTCCATCGGGTCGTGTTCGATGCTCAGTGAGCTGGACATGGCTCAAAACGAGTTGTCGGGAGAGATCCCGCATACGCTGGGATCTCTTCCGACGCTCAATGCTTTGAATCTTTCGAACAACAAGCTCTCTGGGCGAATACCAGAGAGCTTGTCGTCTCTAAAGCTTAGCCTTCTTGATCTTTCGAACAACGGATTATCAGGCCGTGTCCCTCTGAGTTTGTCATCGTATAACGGTAGCTTCGACGGCAATCCTGGACTCTGCAGCACGACGATCAAATCGTTTAACCGGTGCACGAGTTCTTCAGGATCGCATCATCGAGACACTCGCGTATTCGTGCTGTGCATTGTTTTCGGTTTACTGATCTTGATCGCGTCTCTTGTGCTTTTCTTGTACCTCAAGAAAACCGTGAAGAAGGAAAAGCGAACCATGAGACGTGAATCTTGGAGTATAAAGTCGTTCCGAAGGATGAGTTTCACTGAAGATGATATCATCGGTTCGATCAAAGAAGAGAACTTGATCGGTAGAGGAGGTTGCGGCGATGTGTACAGAGTAGTACTCGGTGACGGTAAAGAGCTAGCTGTCAAATACATTCGCCGTAGTAGCACGGACACGTTTACTCAGAAGAACTTCAGCAGCACGATGCCGATTCTCAAGGAAAACGTAGGAA from Raphanus sativus cultivar WK10039 chromosome 8, ASM80110v3, whole genome shotgun sequence includes:
- the LOC108812505 gene encoding receptor-like protein kinase 7, which produces MSPASRNLGFFSLLLFSLFSIVSSDDLQVLLNIKSSLLTSNPGVLDSWKLNSNNHCGFTGVTCDSTNSVTEIDLSHQALSGTFPFASLCDDLKSLRKLSLGFNSLSGPIPTDINNCTNLTYLDLGNNLFSGLFPEFSSLSQLQYLYLNNSAFSGVFPWESLQNATSLVVLSLGDNPFDTTPFPDKVVTLKNLSSLYLSNCSITGNIPKSIGDLTELRNLEISDSGLTGEFPPEIVKLTKLRQLEVYNNSLTGKFPPGFGSLTDLTLLDASTNYLEGDLSELGSLINLVSLQLFENKFSGEIPPEFGEFRNLVNLSLYTNNLTGSLPQKLGSLSDFDCIDASENHLTGPIPPYMCKRGKMRALLLLQNNLTGSIPESYGNCITLERFRVNDNLLNGTVPAGLWGLPKVEIIDLANNNFEGPITADIKNAKTLGALYLGFNRFSDELPEEIGETEALTKLEVNDNRFSGKIPSSIGKLKGLSSLKMQSNGFSGDIPDSIGSCSMLSELDMAQNELSGEIPHTLGSLPTLNALNLSNNKLSGRIPESLSSLKLSLLDLSNNGLSGRVPLSLSSYNGSFDGNPGLCSTTIKSFNRCTSSSGSHHRDTRVFVLCIVFGLLILIASLVLFLYLKKTVKKEKRTMRRESWSIKSFRRMSFTEDDIIGSIKEENLIGRGGCGDVYRVVLGDGKELAVKYIRRSSTDTFTQKNFSSTMPILKENVGRSKEFEREVQTLSSIRHLNVVKLYCSITSDDDSSLLVYEYLPKGSLWDILHSCEKSNLGWETRYDIALGAAKGLEYLHHGYERPVIHRDVKSSNILLDESFKPRIADFGLAKILQAKNGGLESTHVVAGTYGYIAPEYGYSSKVNEKCDVYSFGVVLMELVTGKKPIEAEFGESKDVVNWVSNNLNSKDSIMEVVDKSIGEMYREDAVKMLRVAILCTARQPGRRPTMRSVVQMIEEAEPCRLMGIVISKEVM